CAACTTGAAAACCCCCACTTTTGATGATAGTTTCTAATTAAATGTTTGCCAAAAATTTGGGTTTAAAAATTCATGATGACAATGGCATTTACACTGACAAACTTAAGTTTATTTCCAATTTTGTCTTGTACAGTGATGTATTGCTGTATGGACttattataaaatagttttcaaaatgaTTTCTTCTGTTTTCCATCCTTTAATATTTTTGGTTTGATTGTACAGGGACTATTTTAGCAAATTCTACTCAGTTTTCCTCGTGTTTTTAGTCTTTCAATGCTTGGCACTGTTTTTATAGGTGGGTGATGTTTGTGGAAAAGAAAATCTGTGATATTGATGGTAAATTAATGATTTACCATGAAAACCTCAAGAGACTACACAAACGGTTGGACATCCTGCGACAGATTCAGGATGCACCAAATGTCTATGCAGAACTTATTGTTGAGGTTGTTCGAAGAAGAAGGTTCTCATCAGAATTTCTTAAGGTATACACGTTATtgttacacattatttattaacaccacacacacacacacacacccaggttttctgccagactGTATGAAAGGTAAAATTACATATCCTAAAAGTTTAGAAAAAgatggatacattttttttttttttttttttagaaagattatagtaagagaacagatgtttaaaatttgtcaaagtatgTGAAATGCtctgtccaatttcaaaagatttcaaacccattACTCagcctcaaattattttctggcagaaagtctGCACACCATGGCTGGTCTATACTAAATCTTTGTTCCACCTGAATGTCTGTTGGAGTAGCTAGACattatttcaatacaaataaagtcaaattattttgaaaaaaaaatctgtgtccTTGCAAGTCCACTTTTGGCTAATAAGACACTTTGGATAATATACTTGCTTTCCAGGTGGTTATTCAAGTTTGTCCaaagatatatattatgtaattgcAGTAATTGCATGCTAGTTCAAAGTTTGTGCAGTAAAGACCTAGTAAAATGTCTGAATTATCTCCCCTGTACAAGATAACTCATTCTGATATCTCAATTTTAACTAAGATATGcattatatttttgtgttttattttggttgttgatgtttgttttaagATATTTGTCTTTATCAGCTAAGAATATGCCTTGGTGTTGATTTTCAAGCTGTGATATcatggtatatttattttatttttgctgtCTTCTGGAAGcaactatttttgtgctggggtgttgttaaacattcattcattcattcattcattcattctggaAGAAACTATGTTATGTTAAATGTGTTCatctgggtttgtttttttatatcagTGGGCAACAGCTTTAGCGAAAGAATCAAGTCAGTTACACAGTAAAGAAACTAAGCGCAGACAAGCTTTTGTAATAGAAATAGGtttgtgattttcttttttctctttctcatAACTTTGACTGTATTTGAAATCTCATCagtgtataaaaatatatatacagatattatGGTCATACTGGCATCAGTTGTGTGCACTGGTTGTTATATTCGTATGCCTCaccttttgaaaaaatatagtgtTTCACTAACATCATGTATGGATTTTGAAAATGCtttcatattttaaatcattttttcttttcacattcAACATAAAATTACTATATTAaacaatgatattttatattgtaagtCTGTCCATTTcttaaatattgtatattaagaagtgaaaactaattattaatgtttgtttcaggaaaacattttcttcagtcACTGTTTCATGGTTTTGAAGATTCACCGCCATATTTTGCTGTaagtttaaaagaaagaaaaaaacccgaaAACATAACAATGCTGATGTTTGCACTGACAAATAATTGTTACGCAGTAATTTTGAAATTAGTACATTCAGTATTATTATTGGAGTTTGATGCTACAAAAGTACTGAAAAGAATATATAAGAGTAGTTCAAAACTAATCTAAGATCTAATTGGTGgattttactgttaaaaataacatgtgttgttGAGAAATTCCAAATTATAGTCATCTGTAATTGATTGTTATTTTCTGTGTTCAGTGTTTGTCTTATATTTTTAAGATTGTGTTTTTACTCCACAGACTGAGCCACCAGCAGACTTTGATCAGTATCTGCCACATATTTCAGTGGAAGACATACAGTGGTTACAAAATGCAGTACCCGAGCTTTCTAGTGTTTTTAGGTATGATTTTTCTCCAGACATAATTCATGTATCGGTTCTAAAATAAGTTGTTGCTATGAAAAGATTGCCTGTATAAATAATATGATTTTTGGGAACCTTTCAGCAGTTATAATTTATCAGTATACCTAGTTTATTTAATTGTCTTACTCCATTGAAAATGAATATAACCTATTGCACAACGTTTAAAATAGGTTATGAAATAAATGCACTTACTTACTTAGGATGTATTTGATAGTAATATGACTGAATAATAGTGGTATAATAGTTAAACCATCAGcatcccagtaccagctccattCCAGAATGACCCTTCAGGACCGAATATGGAGATTTAAGATCCCTGTATGGACCTCTCTCTCAATAGCTGGGTGTGATGTAGTCTCGTGGTAAAATGCTCACATCTGTGTCattggtttaggatcaatccacGTTGGGCTATTTTGTTTTCCAGCTAATGCTCTACAACTGATTTAATAAAGACTGTGGtctgtactatcctgtatgtggaataGTGTACGTAAAAGATCCCTAgttgctaatctaaaagagaaTAGCCAATggagtaataataatactttatttaaagAACTTAACTCAATTAGTACATGATAGAGGGAAGTAATGCATTGCTTTCAGTTAAGGATTTATTAAAAAGCAGTTTATGACAGAGTAAACTAATGCACTTATTAACCTATATTATGACAGAATTCCTGAAGAAGTGCATATCCCAGAACAGATGATGCTTCCCACTGTAACGACAACCACAGAGTCGGTGAGCGACAGCACCATGCAGTGTGATGCCCGGGTCAACGGCTGTCATCCACTGACGGCCGTCTCGTCAGCAGCTACGTCTGAGATTGACATCATACAGAGTGACTGTGACAATCAGTTTGTGCACGTAGACAACGGCAACATTTCCCTCGTTGACGAAATGGCAGCTTGCAGTCCCAACACGGACATCACAATCAAACCGCATGTCACAGTGTCATCGGAGAAAACCAGCTTCCCCATACCCCAAAGTCTTTCAGAAACCCTGACGCAGGAGATCAGCACAGAGGTGAAGGGAGAGGGAGACAAATCTGTGAATAAAACCAGTGCTGGGAGGGCTGAGGTCAAGGGTGAGACGCCCAAGGCAGAGAGTAGTCATGCTGTGTCTTCGACTGTTGTTACAAATACTCCAGCCAGTTCTAAAGTCTCGGACCAAGCCGATGGACTCCTGTCCTCGGGTGAACCAGCGAAGTCCATGGAGAGTGACATTCCTGCAGGGGAACGGAGCCAGGACAGTTCGGTATCGAGGAAGAGTCACAGGAAGAGTCACACGACTCTGGACGCCACGTCGCCGGAAATGGAAACCTCGCAGGAGTTTCAGACAGCAGATTTCTACTTTGACGAGTCGTTGCCGTCATCAATGACCGACTCTCCTCCCAACAAACACAGCGAGAAGGACAAACCGTCGGTCAGCGAGCAGCTCCTACAGAAGACAAACACGATCCTCAGACTGGAACAGGACTTGGTCGACAGCCAGCAGAAGTTGTCCTCCTCTCGGCTACACCTCAAGTGTCTGTGTCAGAAACTGAAAGAAGACTTGCCATCCCTGCACAGCAGTCTGACAGCACTGAGAGATTCTGTCACCGAGGAACAGAGGACGTTCTTCGACTATCTGAAAACAGTTCAGCAGGATATTGTAGCAAATACCACCAAGTTCCATGAACACGTAGTGTCATCTAATAATGAGTCGATGTGTAAACTAAAAGACGACAGTGATAAGGAAATTTCAAGGTTAAACAGTGACTTAGAGAAAAATGATGGCAAGATTAAAGAGTTGAACAGTCAGGTTTCTTGTGTTCAGAAGGAGCTTGATGAAGCTCGTAATGCCACAGAGGTGGTTAGGACTGAAATGAGTAAGAAATGTGAGGACCTGAAAGCCACCTACAGTTCACAGAAGGAGGACCTGATCCGTGAGCATACTCTAGGACTAGAGGTTGAGATGGACAGACTGAGGTCAGAGTATAAAACACAGCTGGAGCAGTACGAACTGGAGGTGAAATGTGCCGAGGACAAACGGTCTGATGCTcaagaaaaaattaaacagttGATTTCAGAAAAGGAGCAACTGAGTGAATCTTTAACGCAAAGGTTTCTTGAGCAGAAGGAAGAGATCAGGCGTATTTTACAAGAAGAATTTcaggaaaaagaaacaaaattaatttccgACATGGAAGAGAAATTCGAAAAGAAAATTGAAGAACAGTGTGAAAAGAACAAATCtgaatttgaagacaaattagCAGAGGAAAGTCAGAAATTGCAGAGCATGCTGGTTATTGAAAAAGCAGAAGCTCTCAAAGACCTGAAGGTGGAATTGGAAGCAGCACACAAGGTCACAGTTGATCAGTTATCCGAGAAACTGAATTCTGATAAAGACAGGGAACTGAAGCAGCTCGAAGACACTTTGAAACAGGAGTATGAATTGAGTGCACTGAAGGCGCAGGAGAAGTTTGACTGTGAGAAGGAAGAGTTGCTTGGTCAGCTGAATCAGCGGAGTAAGCCGGTCGGGTCGAGCAGTGAAACGCAGACGGACATGGTCGAGGTGCTGACTCTCAGTGAACACAAAGCCTTGATGAAGGATGTCGAGGAGAAACTCAGGGAGGAAACAAATGAGCAGATCAAGAAAGTGAGATATatgtttttatcatatattagctAGCATATCAAGTgttatcaaagtatgtgatatttttcagatcacattctttgagaatttgataactttgcaaattaaatgtaaattaattgaggtcacgtttattgacatttaagcaattgtactacggtgacactccataattgatgtatgcattcatagacATCATTCAAACACATTTCAAAAG
The sequence above is drawn from the Gigantopelta aegis isolate Gae_Host chromosome 6, Gae_host_genome, whole genome shotgun sequence genome and encodes:
- the LOC121374347 gene encoding RB1-inducible coiled-coil protein 1-like isoform X1, producing the protein MLYIFHVDTGTMMTFDMNLAMENVSVLQSVITKACHISEDKQVLLISGGESLDPNQRVAKYNAGMDTNPIFLFSKSTIEAATPPSPSVHYGSGTRHDLQDVDLQSQVDGSLNMPPAYETVVSRTQLAVQIRDVDEEEMKACERLVHDQHLQQQGWAAVVANLEDITNALHQRCDLFQDSYGNYLTSRSQYLSTLQCISESLVLLAKIPILDCLKDSSCLDTSVPIAATGGTEADLVSDGTDHTTTLFEWISSQDPHHSLNEMVEQCVRATEQFDEKILDTLKSEVQQTVEAVNNPSMKEVKGLEDRLYGLDQFMSGAKKLVKEQLDMATGFIQNQSRLSNLRDKSILPDLCDSHKKQLQVMLSNHKKLREIKKKCRMAKEELSVNLHTRLRWVMFVEKKICDIDGKLMIYHENLKRLHKRLDILRQIQDAPNVYAELIVEVVRRRRFSSEFLKWATALAKESSQLHSKETKRRQAFVIEIGKHFLQSLFHGFEDSPPYFATEPPADFDQYLPHISVEDIQWLQNAVPELSSVFRIPEEVHIPEQMMLPTVTTTTESVSDSTMQCDARVNGCHPLTAVSSAATSEIDIIQSDCDNQFVHVDNGNISLVDEMAACSPNTDITIKPHVTVSSEKTSFPIPQSLSETLTQEISTEVKGEGDKSVNKTSAGRAEVKGETPKAESSHAVSSTVVTNTPASSKVSDQADGLLSSGEPAKSMESDIPAGERSQDSSVSRKSHRKSHTTLDATSPEMETSQEFQTADFYFDESLPSSMTDSPPNKHSEKDKPSVSEQLLQKTNTILRLEQDLVDSQQKLSSSRLHLKCLCQKLKEDLPSLHSSLTALRDSVTEEQRTFFDYLKTVQQDIVANTTKFHEHVVSSNNESMCKLKDDSDKEISRLNSDLEKNDGKIKELNSQVSCVQKELDEARNATEVVRTEMSKKCEDLKATYSSQKEDLIREHTLGLEVEMDRLRSEYKTQLEQYELEVKCAEDKRSDAQEKIKQLISEKEQLSESLTQRFLEQKEEIRRILQEEFQEKETKLISDMEEKFEKKIEEQCEKNKSEFEDKLAEESQKLQSMLVIEKAEALKDLKVELEAAHKVTVDQLSEKLNSDKDRELKQLEDTLKQEYELSALKAQEKFDCEKEELLGQLNQRSKPVGSSSETQTDMVEVLTLSEHKALMKDVEEKLREETNEQIKKALEEHEQQHEKQIEDLTMRLQRKKDDAMSLVKTSITADRQVQFNEAVSKVSQEKDKIIGELKKREAQLQSLLEQQTGELEKSSSEKAASEETVEQCHNLLAEREKSFSLTEGELKNEIESLKEQLGQCQSQLFTSSIVPAIHKEGACVTDVHSFDKIFELESVLKAKDEEIVNLQSKVMALSMSASTRTIAQNKVSITSCSVGDLVLLCLDERHDQYVVFTIGTTLHFLHTECLELLGLKTGQGESRKSWVLAEIIDKEYCQAKKPQNRFKVPVGTKFYRVKAKPWVREQPRRETASQEAASSSS
- the LOC121374347 gene encoding RB1-inducible coiled-coil protein 1-like isoform X2 gives rise to the protein MLYIFHVDTGTMMTFDMNLAMENVSVLQSVITKACHISEDKQVLLISGGESLDPNQRVAKYNAGMDTNPIFLFSKSTIEAATPPSPSVHYGSDVDLQSQVDGSLNMPPAYETVVSRTQLAVQIRDVDEEEMKACERLVHDQHLQQQGWAAVVANLEDITNALHQRCDLFQDSYGNYLTSRSQYLSTLQCISESLVLLAKIPILDCLKDSSCLDTSVPIAATGGTEADLVSDGTDHTTTLFEWISSQDPHHSLNEMVEQCVRATEQFDEKILDTLKSEVQQTVEAVNNPSMKEVKGLEDRLYGLDQFMSGAKKLVKEQLDMATGFIQNQSRLSNLRDKSILPDLCDSHKKQLQVMLSNHKKLREIKKKCRMAKEELSVNLHTRLRWVMFVEKKICDIDGKLMIYHENLKRLHKRLDILRQIQDAPNVYAELIVEVVRRRRFSSEFLKWATALAKESSQLHSKETKRRQAFVIEIGKHFLQSLFHGFEDSPPYFATEPPADFDQYLPHISVEDIQWLQNAVPELSSVFRIPEEVHIPEQMMLPTVTTTTESVSDSTMQCDARVNGCHPLTAVSSAATSEIDIIQSDCDNQFVHVDNGNISLVDEMAACSPNTDITIKPHVTVSSEKTSFPIPQSLSETLTQEISTEVKGEGDKSVNKTSAGRAEVKGETPKAESSHAVSSTVVTNTPASSKVSDQADGLLSSGEPAKSMESDIPAGERSQDSSVSRKSHRKSHTTLDATSPEMETSQEFQTADFYFDESLPSSMTDSPPNKHSEKDKPSVSEQLLQKTNTILRLEQDLVDSQQKLSSSRLHLKCLCQKLKEDLPSLHSSLTALRDSVTEEQRTFFDYLKTVQQDIVANTTKFHEHVVSSNNESMCKLKDDSDKEISRLNSDLEKNDGKIKELNSQVSCVQKELDEARNATEVVRTEMSKKCEDLKATYSSQKEDLIREHTLGLEVEMDRLRSEYKTQLEQYELEVKCAEDKRSDAQEKIKQLISEKEQLSESLTQRFLEQKEEIRRILQEEFQEKETKLISDMEEKFEKKIEEQCEKNKSEFEDKLAEESQKLQSMLVIEKAEALKDLKVELEAAHKVTVDQLSEKLNSDKDRELKQLEDTLKQEYELSALKAQEKFDCEKEELLGQLNQRSKPVGSSSETQTDMVEVLTLSEHKALMKDVEEKLREETNEQIKKALEEHEQQHEKQIEDLTMRLQRKKDDAMSLVKTSITADRQVQFNEAVSKVSQEKDKIIGELKKREAQLQSLLEQQTGELEKSSSEKAASEETVEQCHNLLAEREKSFSLTEGELKNEIESLKEQLGQCQSQLFTSSIVPAIHKEGACVTDVHSFDKIFELESVLKAKDEEIVNLQSKVMALSMSASTRTIAQNKVSITSCSVGDLVLLCLDERHDQYVVFTIGTTLHFLHTECLELLGLKTGQGESRKSWVLAEIIDKEYCQAKKPQNRFKVPVGTKFYRVKAKPWVREQPRRETASQEAASSSS